From one Hirundo rustica isolate bHirRus1 chromosome 8, bHirRus1.pri.v3, whole genome shotgun sequence genomic stretch:
- the MAPK8 gene encoding mitogen-activated protein kinase 8 isoform X3, whose amino-acid sequence MSRSKRDNNFYSVEIGDSTFTVLKRYQNLKPIGSGAQGIVCAAYDAILERNVAIKKLSRPFQNQTHAKRAYRELVLMKCVNHKNIIGLLNVFTPQKSLEEFQDVYIVMELMDANLCQVIQMELDHERMSYLLYQMLCGIKHLHSAGIIHRDLKPSNIVVKSDCTLKILDFGLARTAGTSFMMTPYVVTRYYRAPEVILGMGYKENVDIWSVGCIMGEMIKGGVLFPGTDHIDQWNKVIEQLGTPCPEFMKKLQPTVRTYVENRPKYAGYSFEKLFPDVLFPADSEHNKLKASQARDLLSKMLVIDASKRISVDEALQHPYINVWYDPSEAEAPPPKIPDKQLDEREHTIEEWKELIYKEVMDLEERTKNGVIRGQPAPLAQVQQ is encoded by the exons ATGAGCAGGAGCAAGCGTGACAACAATTTCTACAGTGTTGAAATTGGAGACTCTACTTTCACTGTATTGAAGCGGTATCAGAATTTAAAACCAATAGGATCAGGAGCACAAGGGATAGTATG tgcAGCTTATGATGCCATCCTTGAGAGGAATGTTGCAATCAAGAAGTTAAGCCGACCGTTTCAGAACCAAACCCATGCTAAAAGAGCCTACAGAGAGCTTGTTCTTATGAAGTGTGTTAATCACAAAAAT ATAATCGGCCTACTGAATGTGTTCACACCACAAAAATCCCTGGAAGAGTTTCAAGATGT cTACATAGTGATGGAGCTCATGGATGCAAATCTCTGCCAAGTGATTCAGATGGAGCTAGACCATGAACGAATGTCCTATCTTCTTTATCAAATGCTGTGTGGTATCAAACATCTTCATTCAGCTGGGATTATTCATAGG gatttaAAGCCCAGTAATATAGTAGTAAAGTCAGACTGCACTTTGAAGATTCTTGACTTTGGACTGGCCAGAACTGCAGGAACTAGTTTTATGATGACGCCTTATGTAGTGACTCGTTACTACAGAGCACCAGAGGTCATCCTAGGGATGGGATACAAAGAAAACG ttgacATTTGGTCAGTTGGGTGCATCATGGGAGAAATGATCAAAGGTGGTGTTTTATTTCCTGGTACAGATC ATATTGATCAATGGAATAAAGTTATAGAGCAGCTAGGAACACCATGCCCTGAATTTATGAAGAAATTACAGCCTACAGTCCGAACTTATGTGGAGAACAGACCTAAATATGCTGGTTATAGTTTTGAAAAACTCTTTCCAGATGTCCTTTTCCCAGCTGACTCCGAACACAATAAACTTAAAG caaGTCAAGCAAGAGATTTGTTATCAAAAATGCTGGTTATAGATGCTTCTAAAAGAATCTCTGTGGATGAGGCCCTGCAGCACCCATACATCAATGTTTGGTATGATCCATCAGAAGCAGAAGCT cctccaccaaagaTACCCGATAAGCAGTTAGATGAGAGGGAGCACACGATAGAAGAGTGGAAAG